The nucleotide window TATGTTTAGCAAGAATTCCAAAAATAGGTGAAACTAGAGGAAATTTAGCAGCTGGGGGGATAGGAAAAATACAACCACTGACTGAAAATGATTGGAAAATTGTCAATATACTATCGCCAATATTAAATAAAAAAGGACTAATAATAGTAGGATTGGACGTTATCGGAAACAAATTAACTGAAATCAATATTACTAGTCCTACAGGAATATGCGAAATTCAATCTAAATATGAAAAATCTATAACCGAGTTAATATTTCAATCTATAGAAAAAAAAATATTTAAAAAATAAAAATATAATATATATATTTTATATACATATAAATCATTCTTTACTAATATAATATATTAACTATAATAATTTTAATATTAGTTAATTCATTTGAATGGAAATATCATAAAAAAATATTATGTTTATAATAGCATTTGATTTTGGTACTCAAAATATCGGATTAGCTGTAGGACAAAAAATTACTCTTACAGCTCAACCATTAACTGCTATTCCATCAAAAAATGGAGACCCAAATTGGGATATAATAAAAAAAATATTATTTGAATGGAATCCTATGATTATTATAGTAGGATTACCATTAAATATGGATGGAAGCAAACAAGAAATTACTTACAGAACAGAAATATTTGCTCAAAATCTTAAAAATAAATTTCATTTTCCCGTAAAATTACAAGATGAAAGACTTAGTACTATAGAAGCAAAATCAATTTTATTTCAACGTTATGGATTTAAATCTCTAATAAAAAATAAAATTGATTCTATATCAGCTATGATTATTTTAGAAAGTTGGCTGAATAATAATTAATTAAATTAATATTATTCATTTCATAATTTCATAATAAAAATATATTTATTTCTTAAAAATATTTTTAATAAAAAAAAAACAAATAAAATATATTTTATATATATAAATATATTTTTATCATTGAAAAATAATTTATTATATATATTTAAAATATCACATTTTTCTTATTTAAAAATATTATTTTTCAATTTATTATTCATGAATTATATAAAATAAAACAAAAATATGATTAAAATACCATCACTTAGTTTATATATTCATATTCCTTGGTGTAAAAAAAAATGTCCCTATTGCGATTTTAATTCTTATCCTACCACAGGAGAAATTCCAGAAAAAAAATATATTTTTCATTTATTGCAAGATTTAAAACAAAATATACAATTAATAAAAAATAGAACTATATGTAGTATTTATATAGGAGGAGGAACACCTAGTTTAATTCATCCGAAAATCATAAAAAAATTGCTAGAAGATGTTAAAAATATTGTTCCTGTTTTAAAAAATGCTGAAATTACTATAGAAATGAATCCTAACATTCAAGAAATAAAATATATTCCAGATTATTGCAATGCTGGAATTAATAGAATTTCAATTGGAATTCAAAGTTTTAACAAAAATTTATTAAAAAAAATAGGAAGAAATTATACTGACATGGAAATTTATAAAATTATGAACTTTATAAAAAATATTCCATTTATTAATTTAAATTTAGATCTTATGTATGGATTACCTCAACAATCTATAAATACTGGTATATTAGATATAGAAAAAACTATTCAATATAATCCCACACATATTTCATGGTATCAATTAACCATAGAACCAAATACATTATTTGAATTAAATCAACCTATTTTGCCTAAAGAAAATATATCATGGAATATTTTTAAATATGGTAATCAATTATTAAAAAAATCAGGTTACCAACAATATGAAATATCATCATTTTCTAAACCAGGATATCAATGTAAACATAATTTAAATTATTGGCGTTATGGTGATTATTTAGGAATAGGATGCGGAGCACATAGTAAAATCACTAAAAAAAATGGAGATATAATTAGAATAATTAAAAAAAAACAAATTTTTAATTTTATGAATGGTGAATATATTGAAAAAATAACATTCATAAAACCAGAAGAGCGAGCCTTTGAATATTTTATAAATCATTTTAGAATATTTGAACCAATATCTAAAAAACATTTTTCACAATTAACCGGATTAAATCCTATTGACATTAAAAATGAAATAAATGATGCAGTTTTAAAAAAATATCTTAAAAAAAATCATACACATTGGGAAACAACAAAAAAGGGAAAATTATTTTTAAACAATTTACTAGAAATATTTATAAAAAATAATATTAACCAATCTTGATCAAAGATATAAAAATTTTAAACAAATATAAAATTAGTTTTTCTTCTGAAATAATAAATCAAAAATTTTATGTCCTAAAATTTGTCCTTTTTTTTCAAATTTAGTTATTATTCTCGATTTTTTTATATCTGCATAAGCCTGATTAAATGATTGATCGACATAAATATCAATATTTTTTATATAATTAATGATATCATATGCATAATTATTCCAATCTGTTGCAATATGTAAAATACCATTTTTAATTAATTTTTGAGAAAGTAAAAATAAAAAATCAGGTTGTAACATTCTTCTTTTTTGATGTTTTTTTTTAGGCCATGGATCTGGAAAAAATATTTTAATTTGATATAATTGACTATTTGAAATCATATTATTTATAACATCTACTGCATTATAACAAATAATCTTTAAATTTTTTATATTCAGTAAATATACTTGATTAAGACAAGAAGCAATACCTGGCAAATATACTTCTATTCCTAAAAAATTTTTTTCTGGATGATTTAAAGCCATATTAACTAAATTTTCTCCTGTTCCAAAACCGATTTCTAAAATTAATGGTGCATTACGATTAAATATTTTTACAAAATTAATTAATTGATTTTGAAAACTTATACCAAAAATTGAAAAATAATTTTTAATTGATGTTGTATGAGATTTAGTTAATCGACCTCGACAAGAAGTTGATAAAGGAGTAGTAAACAACCCAGAACTTTGAAATAAATATTTTTGAATAAACGAATCTCTGTTCAACATAGTATCAAACCTGAATAATAGATTAATCTTTTATTAAACTATATATATTTTATTGAAAAATATAAATATATATTTACATTCAATTTTTTAATTTTTGATTGATATGATGTACGATATTAAATAAAATAAATGAGATATTTTATGATTTTTTCGCAATTAGTATTAAATTGGTTTCATTTTTTTGGTAGAAAAAATCTGCCATGGCAAAAACAAAAAAATTTATATAATATTTGGATATCAGAAATTATGCTACAACAAACACAAGTCAAAATTGTTGTTCCATATTTTAAAAAATTTATAAAAACGTTTCCAAATATAAAAACGTTAGCAAATAGTTCTTTAAAAAATATTATGTATGTTTGGAGTGGTTTAGGTTATTATACTAGGGCAAGAAATTTACATAAAACATCTAAAATTATTTTGGAAAAATATAACGGTATTTTCCCTGATAATTTTAATGTAATTATTAATTTCCCGGGTATAGGAAAAACCACTGCTGGAGCTATTTTATCATTTGCATTAGGATCATATTTTTCTATTTTAGATAGTAATGTAAAAAGAGTATTATTAAGATTTTATCTAATAAAAAAATATATAAAAAATCAAAATTCAGAGAAAAAACTATGGAAAATAATTGAATTAATTACACCAATTTATAACACTGATAAATTTAACCAAGCTATAATGGATATAGGGTCTTTAATTTGTACTATTAAACAACCAAAATGCCATTTATGTCCATTAAATTACTTATGTTTATCTTATAAAAATCAAATATGGTTAAATTATAAAATAAAAAAAAATACAAAAAGTAAAATTAATAAAACTTTTTTATGTACTATTATAAGATACAAAGATTCTATTTTTTTAGAAATGAATAAAATTTATAATTTATGGAATTCTTTATTTATTTTACCTATGTTTGAAAAAAAAACAGAAATGTTAATATGGTTTAAAAAAAATCAATTAGATTATAAAAAAACAATTAAATTAAAATCAATTCATTGTATATTAAGTAATTACTCTTTAAAAATAAACATCAATATAATAAATATTAAATCAAAAAAAGAAATTTTAAAAAAAAAATCTAATATATGGTATAAATTATTTAACCCTCAATCAATTGGTATTCCAAAACCTATTGATAGTCTTTTAAAACAATTAAAATAAATTAAGATAATTATTATGAATAACAATATCAATCGAATTATTTATTGTCAATTTTTTAAAAAAAAATTAGAAGGATTAAAATTTCAAGTTTATCCTGGTAAAACTGGTAAAAAAATTTTCAATCAAATTTCTAAACAAGCTTGGGAGAATTGGTTAAATGAACAAACAAAAATAATTAATGA belongs to Buchnera aphidicola (Eriosoma grossulariae) and includes:
- the hemW gene encoding radical SAM family heme chaperone HemW yields the protein MIKIPSLSLYIHIPWCKKKCPYCDFNSYPTTGEIPEKKYIFHLLQDLKQNIQLIKNRTICSIYIGGGTPSLIHPKIIKKLLEDVKNIVPVLKNAEITIEMNPNIQEIKYIPDYCNAGINRISIGIQSFNKNLLKKIGRNYTDMEIYKIMNFIKNIPFINLNLDLMYGLPQQSINTGILDIEKTIQYNPTHISWYQLTIEPNTLFELNQPILPKENISWNIFKYGNQLLKKSGYQQYEISSFSKPGYQCKHNLNYWRYGDYLGIGCGAHSKITKKNGDIIRIIKKKQIFNFMNGEYIEKITFIKPEERAFEYFINHFRIFEPISKKHFSQLTGLNPIDIKNEINDAVLKKYLKKNHTHWETTKKGKLFLNNLLEIFIKNNINQS
- the mutY gene encoding A/G-specific adenine glycosylase — encoded protein: MIFSQLVLNWFHFFGRKNLPWQKQKNLYNIWISEIMLQQTQVKIVVPYFKKFIKTFPNIKTLANSSLKNIMYVWSGLGYYTRARNLHKTSKIILEKYNGIFPDNFNVIINFPGIGKTTAGAILSFALGSYFSILDSNVKRVLLRFYLIKKYIKNQNSEKKLWKIIELITPIYNTDKFNQAIMDIGSLICTIKQPKCHLCPLNYLCLSYKNQIWLNYKIKKNTKSKINKTFLCTIIRYKDSIFLEMNKIYNLWNSLFILPMFEKKTEMLIWFKKNQLDYKKTIKLKSIHCILSNYSLKININIINIKSKKEILKKKSNIWYKLFNPQSIGIPKPIDSLLKQLK
- the trmB gene encoding tRNA (guanosine(46)-N7)-methyltransferase TrmB; protein product: MLNRDSFIQKYLFQSSGLFTTPLSTSCRGRLTKSHTTSIKNYFSIFGISFQNQLINFVKIFNRNAPLILEIGFGTGENLVNMALNHPEKNFLGIEVYLPGIASCLNQVYLLNIKNLKIICYNAVDVINNMISNSQLYQIKIFFPDPWPKKKHQKRRMLQPDFLFLLSQKLIKNGILHIATDWNNYAYDIINYIKNIDIYVDQSFNQAYADIKKSRIITKFEKKGQILGHKIFDLLFQKKN
- the ruvX gene encoding Holliday junction resolvase RuvX produces the protein MFIIAFDFGTQNIGLAVGQKITLTAQPLTAIPSKNGDPNWDIIKKILFEWNPMIIIVGLPLNMDGSKQEITYRTEIFAQNLKNKFHFPVKLQDERLSTIEAKSILFQRYGFKSLIKNKIDSISAMIILESWLNNN
- a CDS encoding oxidative damage protection protein, which gives rise to MNRIIYCQFFKKKLEGLKFQVYPGKTGKKIFNQISKQAWENWLNEQTKIINEKKLNMINEQDRNQLKKIMINFLFSKEQ